From a single Micromonospora carbonacea genomic region:
- the pdxS gene encoding pyridoxal 5'-phosphate synthase lyase subunit PdxS, whose translation MPETTSPNASATPVVGTARVKRGMAEMLKGGVIMDVVTPEQAKIAEDAGAVAVMALERVPADIRAQGGVSRMSDPDMIDGIIDAVSIPVMAKARIGHFVEAQVLQALGVDYVDESEVLTPADYANHIDKWAFTVPFVCGATNLGEALRRITEGAAMIRSKGEAGTGDVSNATMHMRRIRQEIARLSSLPADELFVAAKELQAPYELVREVAETGKLPVVLFTAGGIATPADAAMMMQLGAEGVFVGSGIFKSGNPAQRAAAIVKATTFHDDPDVLAKVSRGLGEAMVGINVDEIPQPHRLAERGW comes from the coding sequence GTGCCCGAAACCACCTCCCCGAACGCCAGCGCCACCCCCGTCGTCGGGACCGCCCGCGTCAAGCGTGGCATGGCCGAGATGCTCAAGGGCGGCGTGATCATGGATGTGGTCACCCCCGAGCAGGCCAAGATCGCTGAGGACGCCGGCGCCGTCGCGGTGATGGCCCTGGAGCGGGTCCCCGCCGACATCCGCGCCCAGGGCGGGGTGTCCCGGATGAGCGACCCCGACATGATCGACGGCATCATCGACGCCGTGTCGATCCCGGTCATGGCCAAGGCCCGCATCGGCCACTTCGTCGAGGCCCAGGTCCTCCAGGCCCTCGGCGTGGACTACGTCGACGAGTCCGAGGTGCTGACCCCCGCCGACTACGCCAACCACATCGACAAGTGGGCGTTCACCGTCCCCTTCGTGTGCGGGGCGACCAACCTGGGCGAGGCGCTGCGCCGGATCACCGAGGGCGCGGCCATGATCCGCTCCAAGGGCGAGGCCGGCACCGGCGACGTCTCCAACGCCACCATGCACATGCGCAGGATCCGCCAGGAGATCGCCCGGCTCAGCTCCCTGCCGGCCGACGAGCTGTTCGTCGCGGCCAAGGAGCTCCAGGCGCCGTACGAGCTGGTCCGGGAGGTCGCCGAGACCGGCAAGCTCCCGGTGGTGCTGTTCACCGCCGGGGGCATCGCCACCCCGGCCGACGCGGCGATGATGATGCAGCTCGGCGCGGAGGGCGTCTTCGTCGGCTCCGGCATCTTCAAGTCCGGCAACCCGGCGCAGCGCGCCGCCGCGATCGTGAAGGCCACCACCTTCCACGACGACCCGGACGTGCTGGCCAAGGTCTCCCGGGGCCTCGGCGAGGCGATGGTCGGCATCAACGTCGACGAGATCCCGCAGCCGCACCGCCTGGCCGAACGCGGCTGGTGA
- a CDS encoding glycosyltransferase family 4 protein: MRIGIVCPYSFDVPGGVQNHVMDLAEALLGLGHEVSVLAPADEDSPLPPYVVPAGRAVPLPYNGSVARIAFGPVSSARVRRWIARGDFDVLHVHEPLTLSLSMLAVLSAKGPVVATFHTAMTRSRVLAAAQGVLQIVLERITARIAVSALARKVQVEHMDGGAVEIPNGVTVAKFSHAAPLPGWPGGCGPGEGGTLGFLGRFTEARKGFPILRDAFVELAAVRPGLRLLVAGPGDPDDLFDRFPAPLRDQVMFLGLVSEADKARMLRSVHLYVAPNTGGESFGMILTEALAAGTTVVASDLDAFRRVLDGGRAGQLFPTGDAGALRAALTGLLDDPARRAELTACGDQVVAHFDWPVVARRVLEVYAAAIEATDGRVIDQEWAGPG, translated from the coding sequence ATGCGGATCGGCATCGTGTGCCCATACTCCTTCGACGTGCCCGGCGGGGTGCAGAACCACGTGATGGACCTGGCGGAGGCGCTGCTCGGGCTCGGGCACGAGGTGAGCGTCCTCGCGCCCGCCGACGAGGACTCCCCGCTGCCGCCGTACGTGGTGCCGGCGGGCCGGGCCGTGCCGCTGCCGTACAACGGGTCGGTGGCCCGGATCGCGTTCGGCCCGGTCTCCTCCGCCCGCGTCCGGCGCTGGATCGCCCGGGGCGACTTCGACGTGCTGCACGTGCACGAGCCGCTGACCCTGAGCCTGTCGATGCTGGCCGTCCTGTCGGCCAAGGGGCCGGTGGTGGCCACCTTCCACACCGCGATGACCCGCTCCCGGGTGCTCGCCGCCGCCCAGGGCGTGCTCCAGATCGTGCTGGAGCGGATCACCGCCCGCATCGCGGTCAGCGCGCTGGCCCGCAAGGTCCAGGTCGAGCACATGGACGGCGGCGCGGTGGAGATCCCCAACGGCGTCACCGTCGCCAAGTTCAGCCACGCGGCCCCGCTGCCCGGCTGGCCCGGGGGGTGCGGGCCCGGCGAGGGCGGCACGCTGGGCTTCCTCGGCCGGTTCACCGAGGCCCGCAAGGGCTTCCCGATCCTGCGCGACGCGTTCGTCGAGCTGGCCGCCGTCCGGCCCGGGCTGCGGCTGCTGGTCGCCGGGCCGGGCGACCCGGACGACCTGTTCGACCGGTTTCCCGCCCCGCTGCGCGACCAGGTCATGTTCCTCGGCCTGGTCTCCGAGGCCGACAAGGCGCGGATGCTGCGCAGCGTCCACCTCTACGTGGCCCCGAACACCGGCGGCGAGTCGTTCGGGATGATCCTCACCGAGGCCCTGGCCGCCGGCACGACCGTCGTCGCCAGCGACCTCGACGCGTTCCGCCGGGTCCTCGACGGCGGCCGGGCCGGGCAGCTCTTCCCCACCGGCGACGCCGGGGCGCTGCGGGCGGCCCTCACGGGCCTGCTCGACGATCCGGCGCGGCGGGCCGAGCTGACCGCCTGCGGCGATCAGGTGGTGGCGCACTTCGACTGGCCCGTGGTCGCCCGCCGGGTCCTGGAGGTCTACGCGGCGGCGATCGAGGCGACCGACGGGCGGGTCATCGACCAGGAATGGGCGGGGCCCGGCTGA
- a CDS encoding phosphatidylinositol mannoside acyltransferase codes for MNLTELGYVAGWRLARALPRPVVAAAFRAGADRAHRAGGGGTARLRANLRRVVGPELPEAELDDLVRRGLRSYARYWMEAFRLPALSRAQLLTGFRLAPDGVDRLAADVAAGRGAVVALPHAGNWDAAGAWVAATGWPITTVAERLKPEGVYQRFLAFRRGLGMEILPTHGGDRPAFDVLVDRLRSGAVVPLLADRDLSARGIEVDFFGARTRMPAGPALLAIRTGAPLYVASMWYEPDAACASIAGPLPLPDADSGPLDQRVRVLTQHIADGLSAGIARHPEDWHMLQRMWLDQRGTGDGSRPAAGPPAATGTA; via the coding sequence GTGAACCTCACCGAGCTGGGCTACGTCGCCGGCTGGCGCCTGGCCCGCGCGCTGCCCCGGCCCGTCGTGGCCGCGGCCTTCCGGGCGGGCGCCGACCGCGCCCACCGCGCCGGCGGCGGGGGTACGGCCCGGCTGCGCGCCAACCTGCGCCGGGTCGTCGGCCCCGAGCTGCCCGAGGCGGAGCTGGACGACCTGGTCCGTCGCGGCCTGCGCTCCTACGCCCGCTACTGGATGGAGGCGTTCCGGCTGCCGGCGCTGAGCCGCGCGCAGCTCCTCACCGGGTTCCGGCTCGCCCCCGACGGCGTCGACCGGCTCGCCGCCGACGTGGCCGCCGGCCGGGGCGCGGTGGTGGCGCTGCCGCACGCCGGCAACTGGGACGCCGCCGGGGCCTGGGTGGCCGCCACCGGCTGGCCGATCACCACGGTCGCCGAGCGGCTCAAGCCCGAGGGCGTCTACCAGCGCTTCCTCGCCTTCCGCCGGGGCCTCGGCATGGAGATCCTGCCCACCCACGGCGGGGACCGCCCCGCCTTCGACGTGCTGGTCGACCGGCTGCGCAGCGGCGCGGTGGTGCCGCTGCTGGCCGACCGGGACCTCTCGGCCCGGGGGATCGAGGTCGACTTCTTCGGCGCGCGCACCCGGATGCCCGCCGGCCCGGCGCTGCTGGCCATCCGCACCGGTGCCCCGCTCTACGTCGCCTCGATGTGGTACGAGCCGGACGCCGCGTGCGCCTCGATCGCCGGCCCGCTGCCCCTGCCCGACGCCGACAGCGGGCCGCTGGACCAGCGGGTCCGGGTGCTGACCCAGCACATTGCCGACGGTCTGTCGGCGGGCATCGCCCGGCATCCGGAAGACTGGCACATGTTGCAGCGGATGTGGCTGGACCAGCGCGGCACCGGCGACGGGTCCCGGCCCGCCGCCGGCCCGCCGGCCGCCACCGGGACGGCCTGA
- the pgsA gene encoding phosphatidylinositol phosphate synthase → MAKIFQVSARAGMTRVVEPIARRLLRAGVTPNAVTVTGTLGVLVGALGLGARGHLVAGALVVTFFALTDLLDGTMARMSGGSTRFGAFLDSSMDRVADSAVFGAVAYWLATEGDHAGVAAALLCLAAGGLVSYVKARAEGLGMTCNVGIAERTERLLIVGVGGLLTGVGVPYALQVALWLLAAVSIFTVGQRMAHVYRQAQASTPSGSRG, encoded by the coding sequence ATGGCGAAGATCTTCCAAGTGTCGGCCCGCGCGGGGATGACCCGCGTCGTCGAGCCGATCGCGCGCCGCCTGCTCCGCGCGGGCGTGACCCCGAACGCCGTCACCGTGACCGGCACCCTCGGGGTGCTCGTCGGTGCGCTCGGCCTCGGCGCCCGCGGCCATCTCGTCGCCGGCGCGCTGGTCGTGACGTTCTTCGCGCTCACCGACCTGCTCGACGGCACGATGGCCCGGATGAGCGGGGGCTCGACGCGGTTCGGCGCGTTCCTCGACTCGAGCATGGACCGGGTCGCCGACAGCGCCGTCTTCGGCGCGGTGGCCTACTGGCTGGCCACCGAGGGCGACCACGCCGGCGTCGCCGCCGCGCTGCTCTGCCTGGCCGCCGGGGGCCTCGTCTCCTACGTCAAGGCCCGCGCCGAGGGCCTCGGCATGACCTGCAACGTCGGCATCGCCGAGCGCACCGAGCGGCTGCTCATCGTCGGCGTCGGCGGCCTGCTCACCGGCGTCGGCGTCCCGTACGCCCTCCAGGTCGCCCTCTGGTTGCTGGCCGCCGTCTCGATCTTCACCGTGGGTCAGCGGATGGCCCACGTCTACCGGCAGGCCCAGGCGAGCACGCCGAGCGGGTCCCGGGGGTGA
- a CDS encoding elongation factor G-like protein EF-G2, which produces MAQKSQDKGAVGGAPTVTEPGGVRNVVLVGHSGAGKTTLVEALLAATGTIGRAGSVAEGTTVCDHDPAAVRQQRSVSLACAPLVHQGVKINLLDTPGYADFVGELRAGLRAADAALFVVSAVDGMDATTAALWEECAAVGMPRAVAVTRLDHPRADFDEAVALCQRVFGDNVLPLHLTMLGDDGESVAGLLGLVTRRVLDYTAGLPAQVREPDPEHLPAIAESRNELIEGIIAESEDESLMDRYLAGEEIDTAVLVADLEKAVARGHFHPVLPVCAATGVGLDVLLDGLVSAFPSPLEHELPAVTGVDGSPRPPLACDPSGPLVAEVVRTTVDRHVGRVSLVRVFSGTLRPELTVHVAGHGMAERGHPDHDADERVGHVYTPLGASLREVGVCVAGDICAVTKSGSAETGDTISAKDDPLLVAPWEMPEPLLPVAVVARSRADEDALARNLARLVAGDPTLRLERNPETHQLVLWCMGEAHADVVLDRLRGGGVELDTEPVRVPLRETLAGPAKGHGRHVKQSGGHGQYAVCDIEVEPLPRGAGFEFVDRVVGGAVPHQYVPSVEKGVRAQLERGLVAGHPVVDLRVTLVDGKAHSVDSSDAAFQTAGALALRDAAEKGQPVLLEPVDEVVVRVPGHTVGAVLGDLAGRRGRVLGTEPDPDAEGHALVRAEVPAVELLRYAVELRSLTSGTGTFRRRFARYDPAPTH; this is translated from the coding sequence ATGGCGCAGAAGAGTCAGGACAAGGGAGCCGTCGGCGGCGCGCCGACGGTGACCGAGCCCGGCGGGGTACGCAACGTGGTGCTCGTCGGGCACTCCGGGGCCGGCAAGACGACCCTGGTCGAGGCGCTGCTCGCCGCCACCGGCACGATCGGCCGGGCCGGCTCGGTCGCCGAGGGCACCACGGTCTGCGACCACGACCCGGCCGCCGTGCGCCAGCAGCGCTCGGTGAGCCTGGCCTGCGCCCCGCTGGTGCACCAGGGCGTCAAGATCAACCTGCTGGACACCCCCGGCTACGCCGACTTCGTCGGCGAGCTGCGCGCCGGCCTGCGGGCCGCCGACGCCGCCCTGTTCGTGGTCTCCGCCGTCGACGGGATGGACGCCACCACCGCCGCGCTGTGGGAGGAGTGCGCCGCCGTCGGCATGCCCCGGGCGGTCGCGGTGACCCGGCTGGACCACCCGCGCGCCGACTTCGACGAGGCCGTGGCGCTGTGCCAGCGGGTCTTCGGCGACAACGTGCTGCCGCTGCACCTGACGATGCTCGGCGACGACGGCGAGTCGGTCGCGGGGCTGCTCGGCCTCGTCACCCGCCGGGTCCTCGACTACACCGCCGGCCTGCCGGCGCAGGTGCGCGAGCCGGACCCGGAGCACCTGCCGGCGATCGCCGAGTCCCGCAACGAGCTGATCGAGGGGATCATCGCCGAGAGCGAGGACGAGTCCCTCATGGACCGTTACCTCGCCGGCGAGGAGATCGACACCGCCGTGCTGGTCGCCGACCTGGAGAAGGCCGTCGCCCGGGGGCACTTCCACCCGGTGCTGCCGGTCTGCGCGGCGACCGGGGTCGGCCTGGACGTGCTGCTCGACGGCCTGGTGTCGGCGTTCCCCTCGCCGCTGGAGCACGAGCTGCCCGCCGTCACCGGGGTCGACGGCTCGCCCCGGCCGCCGCTGGCCTGCGACCCGTCCGGCCCACTCGTCGCCGAGGTGGTCCGCACGACCGTGGACCGGCACGTCGGGCGGGTGTCGCTGGTCCGGGTCTTCTCCGGCACCCTGCGCCCCGAGCTGACCGTGCACGTCGCCGGGCACGGCATGGCCGAGCGGGGGCACCCCGACCACGACGCCGACGAGCGGGTCGGGCACGTCTACACGCCGCTGGGCGCGAGCCTGCGCGAGGTGGGCGTCTGCGTGGCCGGCGACATCTGCGCCGTCACCAAGTCGGGCAGCGCGGAGACCGGCGACACCATCTCCGCCAAGGACGACCCGCTGCTGGTCGCCCCGTGGGAGATGCCCGAGCCGCTGCTGCCGGTCGCCGTCGTCGCGCGCAGCCGCGCCGACGAGGACGCCCTGGCCCGCAACCTCGCCCGGCTCGTCGCCGGCGACCCGACCCTGCGGCTGGAACGCAACCCGGAGACCCACCAGCTCGTGCTGTGGTGCATGGGCGAGGCGCACGCCGACGTGGTGCTCGACCGGCTGCGCGGCGGCGGCGTCGAGCTGGACACCGAGCCGGTGCGGGTGCCGCTGCGGGAGACCCTCGCCGGGCCCGCGAAGGGACACGGCCGGCACGTCAAGCAGTCCGGTGGCCACGGCCAGTACGCCGTCTGCGACATCGAGGTGGAGCCGCTGCCCCGGGGCGCGGGCTTCGAGTTCGTCGACCGGGTCGTCGGCGGCGCGGTGCCGCACCAGTACGTCCCATCGGTGGAGAAGGGCGTCCGGGCGCAGCTGGAGCGGGGCCTGGTCGCCGGGCACCCGGTGGTGGACCTGCGGGTGACCCTGGTCGACGGCAAGGCGCACAGCGTCGACTCCTCCGACGCGGCGTTCCAGACCGCCGGGGCGCTCGCGCTGCGCGACGCCGCCGAGAAGGGCCAGCCCGTCCTGCTGGAGCCGGTCGACGAGGTGGTCGTGCGGGTGCCGGGGCACACCGTCGGCGCGGTGCTGGGCGACCTGGCCGGGCGGCGCGGCCGGGTGCTCGGCACCGAGCCCGACCCGGACGCCGAGGGGCACGCGCTGGTGCGCGCCGAGGTGCCGGCCGTCGAGCTGCTGCGCTACGCCGTCGAGCTGCGCTCGCTCACCTCGGGAACGGGCACCTTCCGCCGCCGGTTCGCCCGCTACGACCCCGCGCCCACCCACTGA
- a CDS encoding aldo/keto reductase → MAVTTRTLGRSGIEVSALGMGCWAIGGPWAEGVQPLGWGAVDDAESVRAVRRALDLGVTLFDTADTYGAGHGEQVLGRALAGRRDEAVIATKWGYTFDPSTRQATGRDASPAYLRRAVADSLRRLGTDRIDLYQLHLGDLAVPRAQALFAACDDLVAEGLIRAYGWSTDRVDRADALGQGARLGTAVQHDLSVLRDTPDMLAVCDKYDLASINRGPLGMGLLTGKYAAGSTLPRDDVRGATATWLEWFRSGRPAPEWLRRVGAVRSALTADGRTLAQGALGWLWARSGRAVPIPGCRTVAQVEENAAALALGPLAPDHFAEVERRLAALRSAALRSADRPYWPMPPTPPTRP, encoded by the coding sequence GTGGCAGTGACGACACGGACATTGGGTCGCAGCGGCATCGAGGTCAGCGCCCTCGGCATGGGCTGCTGGGCCATCGGCGGCCCCTGGGCCGAGGGCGTCCAGCCGCTGGGCTGGGGCGCGGTCGACGACGCCGAGTCGGTCCGGGCGGTCCGCCGGGCGCTCGACCTCGGCGTGACCCTCTTCGACACCGCCGACACGTACGGCGCGGGCCACGGCGAGCAGGTCCTCGGCCGGGCCCTCGCCGGCCGCCGCGACGAGGCCGTGATCGCCACCAAGTGGGGCTACACCTTCGACCCCTCGACCCGCCAGGCCACCGGGCGGGACGCCTCGCCGGCGTACCTGCGCCGGGCCGTGGCCGACTCGCTGCGCCGCCTCGGCACCGACCGCATCGACCTCTACCAGCTGCACCTGGGCGACCTGGCGGTGCCGCGCGCGCAGGCGCTCTTCGCGGCCTGCGACGACCTCGTCGCCGAGGGGCTGATCCGGGCGTACGGGTGGAGCACCGACCGGGTGGACCGGGCCGACGCCCTCGGCCAGGGCGCCCGCCTCGGCACCGCCGTGCAGCACGACCTGTCGGTGCTGCGCGACACCCCCGACATGCTCGCCGTCTGCGACAAGTACGACCTGGCCAGCATCAACCGCGGCCCGCTGGGCATGGGCCTGCTCACCGGCAAGTACGCCGCCGGCTCCACCCTGCCCCGCGACGACGTGCGGGGGGCGACGGCGACCTGGCTGGAGTGGTTCCGCAGCGGCCGGCCCGCCCCGGAGTGGCTGCGCCGGGTCGGCGCGGTCCGGTCGGCGCTGACCGCCGACGGCCGCACCCTCGCCCAGGGGGCGTTGGGCTGGCTCTGGGCCCGCAGCGGCCGGGCGGTCCCGATCCCCGGCTGCCGCACGGTCGCCCAGGTGGAGGAGAACGCCGCCGCGCTGGCCCTCGGCCCGCTGGCCCCGGACCACTTCGCCGAGGTGGAACGCCGACTGGCGGCGCTGCGGTCGGCGGCCCTGCGTTCCGCCGACCGCCCCTACTGGCCGATGCCGCCGACCCCGCCCACCCGCCCCTGA